The window TGGTTCCGGTCATACTTTCTGAAGACAAAAAAGAAATAGTATCTTTTCCGGGTGTTAACGATGTGTATTATCAGGGTAAATTGGCCTTACCCACGCTTCTATCTAATAGTTTCTGGCTTGACAACCGTGGAATTAATGAGAATGTCGCATTCATAAGTTTAACGTATTTACAATATAGCCAGTTAAAAATTACTCCTACTGGCAAGGAACTTTATCGCCTGATAATTGATAAAAATCCTCTTTTGCAGATGTATGACTGTGGTTTGAAAACAAAAATTACTATCGAACAAATAAATAATGCCATTGAAAAAGGTGATTTTTCTGCTTTTAAACGGTTAAAATAAACATTGTTAGAAATAACTTGTTTTTGAAATTTACTAAATTTGAAGAATTCTTGAAAAAACGAATAGAAACAATAAGCGAACTTGACGGGAAAAAATTTTACTTTAGTTTTTTAGCCGGAGCTCAACGGATATTTGAAAATCAAAACATTTTAAATAAAATTAACGTTTTTCCGGTTCCGGATGCCGATACGGGAACTAACCTTGCTTTTACGATGCGTTCTATCGTAGATAGTAATATCCCTACTGATAATCCTAAACTTGCAGCAACAGCACTTGCCGAAGCGGCTATGTCTGGTGCGCGAGGCAACTCAGGGATTATCTTTGCACAATTTTTATACGGAATCAGTTGTGAAATTGAGAATGAGGACAATCTTAATATTGATGCCTTTGCAAATATTGTAAAAAAGTCTGTGAAATATGCTTACGAAGCTATTGCCCATCCTGTGGAAGGCACTATGATAACAGTTATAAAAGCCTGGGCTGAATATGTTTATTTGATAAAAGATGCTTTCGATGATTTTGTAAAACTCATCATTGAGGCTTTAAGAGCAGCATATGAATCCTTACAAAAAACCACTCAACAATTGGAAGTACTGAAAAAAGCAAATGTGGTGGATGCAGGAGCCAAAGCTTTCGTTTTTTTTCTGGAAGGCATGGTGGATTTTTTCAGGCAACAAGAGGTGATAAAAATTGTACCGCCCGAAATAATATCAGCAACAGCAGATTTTGATGCATTATCTCATGAGGAAATTACTTTTCGCTATTGTACTGAAGCAATGATAACTCTTAATGACTTATCAGCAATATCAAAAAATAAAATTAAAGAAAAAATTGAACCGATGGGAGACTCGCTTGTAATAGCAGGTTCTCCCCAAAAAATGCGTTTACATATTCATACGGATAATCCTGCAAAGGTTTTTTCCGTATTAGCTTCTTATGGTACCATATCTTACCAAAAAGTTGATGATATGGCTAAACAAAAAGAAATTGCCATAAACCGAAAGTGGGATACAGCCTTACTCACTGATTCCGTTTGCGACATACCTGAAGAACTTCTTGAAAAATATCAGATTCATACTATCCCTCTTAATATTCATTTTGGTAAAAACAGTTTTCTTGATAAAATCACCATTACACCGAATGAATTTTATACAATGCTCGAAAAAAGCAAAGATTATCCCACTTCTTCACAACCCTCTTATGCCGATTTGGTAAGTAAGTTCAGCTATTTATCCACACATTATAAAAATATTTTTGCCGTACATATTTCGGATAAACTCAGCGGAACATTTTTTAATAGCGAAAAAGCTGCCCAAAATGTAACGGAAAACATGGGAAAACCTATATCTGTAGTTAATTCAAAATCAGTTACAGGCGCGGAGGGATTGCTGGTTTTGCGTATTGCCCGGGCTATCCAGAATGGAGAAAACTTCAAAAGTATTAATACCGAAATTCCAGAATGGGTTAAAAAATCCCGGCTCATAGTAAGTCCGAGTACTTTAAAGTATTTTATCCGGGGTGGAAGAGTCAGCCCCATGAAAGGATTAATTGCAAAAATACTTAATGTAAAACCCATTATTACAATTGATGCTGAAGGAAAACCCCAAGTGCACGAAAAATCCTTTTCTCAAAAAAGCAGTATCCGAAAAATTCTTCGGCAAATTGCAGCAATAGTGGAAAAAGAAACTATATGGGAATATGCTGTTGTTCATGCTAATAATAACGATTTAGCATCCGGTTTAGCTTTAAAACTTGAAAAAATTATTGGCAAAAAACCTGCTTTTATTTACAATATCTCTCCGGTGGTGGGTATTAGTGCCGGAGCAGGCACTGTTGCAGTATCTTTTCTCTTAGATTAGGATTTAAGGTGTAAAATCCATAAACAAAAAATCCCGGCAAATGCCAGGATTTTGCGGTCCGGACGGGACTCGAACCCGCGACCCCGTGCGTGACAGGCACGTATTCTAACCAGCTGAACTACCGAACCAATATATTGTAATGAACTTAATATAACTTTCCGTTTGGATCCGAAAAGCTGTGCAAAGGTAATCTTTTTTTCTACTCATCAAAATAAATGAGAAATTTTTTTAAAAAAATTCTCAAACTAACTACTCAATAATCAATTTTTTATAAAAAAAATGATTATCATCAGAAATTTTTACAAAATACAATCCCGCAGGTAATCCGGTGGTTTGTATTTGTATTTCAGTGTTATCAACAAAAGAATCCCGATAGACGCAATTGCCTGTTGCGGCATACATTTCCACATCTACCGCCTGCATTTCAGGAAGTCGTACCTGAAATGAAGTATTGGCTGGGTTAGGGTATAAAAGTATACCATCGCCGGTTTCTGTTTCGCAAATTCCAACAGTCGTACTTGTATACTCGGCATTCCATCCTGTAGATGTGTTTAACTCGTCGGTATAAAAAAGGATAAACAATTTATCGGTTG is drawn from Lentimicrobiaceae bacterium and contains these coding sequences:
- a CDS encoding DegV family EDD domain-containing protein, with amino-acid sequence MKKRIETISELDGKKFYFSFLAGAQRIFENQNILNKINVFPVPDADTGTNLAFTMRSIVDSNIPTDNPKLAATALAEAAMSGARGNSGIIFAQFLYGISCEIENEDNLNIDAFANIVKKSVKYAYEAIAHPVEGTMITVIKAWAEYVYLIKDAFDDFVKLIIEALRAAYESLQKTTQQLEVLKKANVVDAGAKAFVFFLEGMVDFFRQQEVIKIVPPEIISATADFDALSHEEITFRYCTEAMITLNDLSAISKNKIKEKIEPMGDSLVIAGSPQKMRLHIHTDNPAKVFSVLASYGTISYQKVDDMAKQKEIAINRKWDTALLTDSVCDIPEELLEKYQIHTIPLNIHFGKNSFLDKITITPNEFYTMLEKSKDYPTSSQPSYADLVSKFSYLSTHYKNIFAVHISDKLSGTFFNSEKAAQNVTENMGKPISVVNSKSVTGAEGLLVLRIARAIQNGENFKSINTEIPEWVKKSRLIVSPSTLKYFIRGGRVSPMKGLIAKILNVKPIITIDAEGKPQVHEKSFSQKSSIRKILRQIAAIVEKETIWEYAVVHANNNDLASGLALKLEKIIGKKPAFIYNISPVVGISAGAGTVAVSFLLD